In Clostridium ljungdahlii DSM 13528, the genomic window TATGGCAAAAATCATAATATAGGAGGTTTTCTTATGATTAAAAAATTAACGTTAGATTCCACATGTAGAAATTCCGTATACACTTTAAGAGATAAAATAAGTGATGAAATATATCCCGTTGTTAAATCAGGTAGAACTATAGTAATACTTTGTATAGGAACAGATCGGTCTACTGGAGATAGTTTAGGTCCAATAGTAGGAGATAAATTGAAGTTTCTAATGAGGAATAAAGTTGAACTATATGGTAATTTACAGTATCCAGTGCATGCAAAAAATCTTAAAAATATTATAACTGAAATAAATTCTAAATACAACAAACCTTTTATAATAGCAATTGATGCTTGCCTTGGCACTATTCAAGATGTAGGCAAAATAATAATAGAAACAAAGCCTCTTACCCCCGGATCTGCAATGAAAAAATCATTACCTCAAGTAGGAGATTTAAGTATAACAGGCATCGTAAATATCTGTGGAGCCATGGAATTTATGGTATTACAAAATACTCGATTGTTTACTGTTATGCAACTTGCAGACACAATTTCTAGAGGGTTATATCATTCCATATTAAAGACTATAGGTGGTAAAAAGAATACAAGTTTTTTTCAAAATATAGAAGCTTAATGTTTTACTTATACTAAAATACTCTATCTCTAAGTATATACTCTATTTCTTCTATATTCTTTTTTCCTAAATCAATTATTAGAATATCCTTGTTCTTTATATTTAAGTTTGCAAGTCCATCATCTTTTAGCTTGCAAATTATAACATTATATTTAGTATCTGAATCATCTGTTACTATTATATATCCTCTTTTTTGCAATTCATAACTTATATAACTTAGATTCTTAGTAACATATATTTTCATATAAAAAACCTCCTTAAAAGATAATTTTCCCTTAAGGAGGTTCTTTATGTAAGTTATTATATTTTCTTATTTACACATTCTTCTAAAACTTGTTTTTCTTCTTGAGATAACTCATATCTTGACATTCCGCTATCAATAGGTTTTGCATAAGTAGTACTCTCATCTCTTCCATATATTCCTGTAATTATTACACCATCATTTTTCCCATCTAGTAGTGCAACTGAAAAACTCAAGTCACTTCCTACATCCTCAAAAGCCCTGTATCTTATAATGGATATTTTTTGAATGCAGTCTTTTATTTTTAAATTTAAGCTATTATAAAGTTCTTTCATGTCTTTAGATTGTTCTTTTACATCATCTATATTATCTAAGTAACCTACAATAAGTTCTTCTAAATTCTTATTGTTTGAACCTCTCATGATTTTTCTATACCTTTTTTCCAATCTACTTAAAGATGTAAAAATCACCATATTCATAATTAACAATATCAATACTAATACAGCTAATCCAATTATAATATAAGGTTGTAAACTTCCTATTAAGCTAATAATATTTTGCATATCTTTCTCCTTTCATAAAAATGTTTCACATGAAACATTTAAACAAGACGTATTAAATTTTTAGTATATCTAATATTCTCTGCAAATCTTCTTGAGAATAATATTCTATTTGTATTTTTCCTTTATTTTTTTTATCCATTAGTGAAACCTTAGTACCAAATAAATCCTCTAGTTTTTCTCTTATATCTACATAATAGGGATTTGCTTTTTTTATATTATCATTCTTAGCTGCCTTACTAGAATTTAGATTTTTAATAATTTTTTCTATATCTCTAACTGTTAAATTTTCATCTATTATATTTTGTGCTAATTTATATTGTAGTTCTCCATCGTCCACACCCAGGAGTGCTCTACCATGCCCTTCTGTAATAACTCCATCTATTATATATTCTTGAACTCTACTGTCTAAATTCAAAAGTCTCATACAATTAGTAATTGCAGTCCTCGATTTACCTATCTTTACACTTAATTCTTCTTGAGTTAAATTAAAATCATTAATTAATCTCTTATAAGCTAAAGCCTCTTCTATTGGATTTAAATCCTGTCTCTGTATATTTTCTATAAGGGAAATTTCTAGGATTTCCTTATCAGATAAATTCATTATGATTGCAGGCACTTCTTTAATATTAGCTAATTTTGCAGCTCTCCATCTTCTCTCACCTGCAACTATGCTATATGCATCATCTCCTATTTTATTAAGTATAAGTGGTTGTATTATACCATGCTCTTGTATTGACTGAGAAAGTTGTAATATTTTTTGTTCATCAAAGTTTTTCCTAGGTTGAGTTTTATTTGCACTTATTAAGTCAATATCAATAAGTATTGTATCCTTTTTGCTTTCTTCCTTCTCTTCTAACGCACTTTCAGGTATCAATGCTCTAAGTCCTTTACCTAATCCATATTTTTTATTCAAATCTCACTCACTCCTTTTGCCTATGCAAAAATTCTTTAGTTAATCTTTCATAAGCTTTAGCACCTTTACATTTATCATCATAAAGTACTATAGGTAGTCCAAAACTAGGAGCTTCAGCTAATCTTATATTTCTAGGTATGGTACTTTTATATACTT contains:
- the yyaC gene encoding spore protease YyaC, producing MIKKLTLDSTCRNSVYTLRDKISDEIYPVVKSGRTIVILCIGTDRSTGDSLGPIVGDKLKFLMRNKVELYGNLQYPVHAKNLKNIITEINSKYNKPFIIAIDACLGTIQDVGKIIIETKPLTPGSAMKKSLPQVGDLSITGIVNICGAMEFMVLQNTRLFTVMQLADTISRGLYHSILKTIGGKKNTSFFQNIEA
- a CDS encoding YkuS family protein — protein: MKIYVTKNLSYISYELQKRGYIIVTDDSDTKYNVIICKLKDDGLANLNIKNKDILIIDLGKKNIEEIEYILRDRVF
- a CDS encoding DUF4446 family protein, encoding MQNIISLIGSLQPYIIIGLAVLVLILLIMNMVIFTSLSRLEKRYRKIMRGSNNKNLEELIVGYLDNIDDVKEQSKDMKELYNSLNLKIKDCIQKISIIRYRAFEDVGSDLSFSVALLDGKNDGVIITGIYGRDESTTYAKPIDSGMSRYELSQEEKQVLEECVNKKI
- a CDS encoding ParB/RepB/Spo0J family partition protein, which gives rise to MNKKYGLGKGLRALIPESALEEKEESKKDTILIDIDLISANKTQPRKNFDEQKILQLSQSIQEHGIIQPLILNKIGDDAYSIVAGERRWRAAKLANIKEVPAIIMNLSDKEILEISLIENIQRQDLNPIEEALAYKRLINDFNLTQEELSVKIGKSRTAITNCMRLLNLDSRVQEYIIDGVITEGHGRALLGVDDGELQYKLAQNIIDENLTVRDIEKIIKNLNSSKAAKNDNIKKANPYYVDIREKLEDLFGTKVSLMDKKNKGKIQIEYYSQEDLQRILDILKI